Proteins from one Syntrophorhabdaceae bacterium genomic window:
- the rfbD gene encoding dTDP-4-dehydrorhamnose reductase, whose protein sequence is MKVLIVGGHGLLGANIAPILEERFDLTVCDIDTWDITDKVSGENHLDKYRPDVVINLAALTDVDGCEDKQELAERVNTHGARVVAALCMQRAVRLIHFSTDYIFDGTKKVPYKEDDRPNPQSVYGATKLMGERAVLQESPLSLIIRTQWLYGEGGPNFITKVVEAAKRDGLLRVVNDQRGSPTYAKDLAAPLIALIEQGKTGVYHLANSGSCTWFDFAVEIFSLLKMDVAITPISSAELARKAKRPQYSVFDMWKFQKDTGLKMRPWQEALREYLAVTGV, encoded by the coding sequence ATGAAAGTGCTTATTGTCGGGGGTCACGGCCTTCTGGGCGCGAACATTGCCCCCATATTGGAAGAGAGATTCGATCTTACGGTCTGCGATATCGATACCTGGGACATTACCGATAAGGTATCAGGCGAGAACCACCTTGACAAGTACCGTCCCGATGTAGTGATCAATCTCGCCGCCTTGACCGACGTTGACGGGTGCGAAGATAAACAGGAATTGGCAGAGAGGGTAAATACCCACGGAGCCCGCGTGGTTGCCGCTCTGTGCATGCAGCGCGCCGTCCGGCTCATCCATTTCAGCACCGACTACATATTTGACGGCACAAAAAAAGTTCCTTACAAAGAGGATGATCGGCCGAACCCACAATCCGTTTATGGCGCGACAAAGCTTATGGGTGAACGGGCCGTTCTTCAGGAGAGCCCTTTGTCGCTCATTATTCGAACGCAGTGGCTATACGGAGAAGGTGGACCGAATTTCATAACCAAGGTCGTAGAAGCGGCTAAGCGGGACGGTCTTCTCCGTGTAGTGAACGACCAGAGAGGCTCGCCCACTTACGCGAAGGATTTGGCAGCTCCGCTGATCGCCCTTATAGAACAGGGAAAGACGGGCGTTTATCATCTCGCTAACAGCGGCTCCTGCACATGGTTCGACTTTGCCGTAGAGATATTCTCCCTTCTCAAAATGGACGTTGCGATCACGCCCATATCTTCGGCCGAACTTGCCAGAAAAGCAAAACGGCCCCAGTATTCCGTCTTTGACATGTGGAAATTCCAGAAAGATACGGGACTCAAGATGAGACCGTGGCAGGAAGCGTTAAGAGAGTACCTTGCTGTGACAGGGGTGTGA
- a CDS encoding UDP-2,3-diacylglucosamine diphosphatase has protein sequence MAGSVKRVPCCDRGVTVRAIFFSDAHLDRNDTDKIELIEKFSEDVLERADAVFILGDLFEFYHGYDGYIYPWYNGVVDILKRLSSMGKTVILFEGNHEFGMGRYFQNYTGISCKQDVTMNLDGKRVFMSHGHGSHRFYLGSILKTRFVYAIMDFLGPRLTWKVAKAAATFLSRKVKPYNERTRDIFREYARKELSREYDVIVLAHSHMSDMVEFEVTQKKRLYVNTGDFGRDLDYVSYETGRGFMLERFDPSRHEGR, from the coding sequence GTGGCAGGAAGCGTTAAGAGAGTACCTTGCTGTGACAGGGGTGTGACGGTGAGGGCGATCTTCTTTTCCGATGCGCATCTGGACCGCAACGATACAGACAAGATAGAACTTATCGAAAAATTCTCCGAAGACGTGCTTGAGCGCGCCGATGCAGTTTTTATTTTGGGAGATCTATTTGAATTCTATCACGGCTATGACGGCTATATTTACCCCTGGTATAATGGGGTCGTAGATATCCTGAAGAGACTCTCATCGATGGGCAAGACGGTAATACTCTTTGAAGGAAATCATGAGTTCGGCATGGGGCGATATTTCCAGAATTATACGGGCATTTCTTGCAAGCAGGACGTGACCATGAATCTCGACGGCAAGAGGGTTTTTATGTCTCACGGCCACGGTTCCCATCGTTTCTATCTGGGTAGCATTCTCAAGACACGATTCGTCTACGCAATTATGGATTTTCTCGGGCCGCGCCTCACGTGGAAAGTAGCAAAAGCCGCTGCCACGTTCCTCTCGCGGAAGGTAAAGCCCTACAACGAGAGGACGAGAGATATTTTTCGGGAATATGCCCGCAAGGAATTGAGCAGAGAATACGATGTGATCGTACTCGCCCATTCGCATATGAGCGATATGGTGGAATTTGAGGTCACACAAAAAAAGAGGCTCTACGTCAATACGGGCGATTTCGGCAGGGACCTCGATTATGTGTCGTATGAGACCGGCAGGGGTTTTATGCTGGAGAGATTTGACCCGTCACGCCACGAGGGCAGATGA